The following nucleotide sequence is from Streptomyces leeuwenhoekii.
GGCGCCCGCGAGCACCTCGCCAAGGCCGCCGTCGAGCTGGAGGCCATCGTCGGCCTGATGCTCACCGACCTCGCGGCCACCGAGAAGGACGTCAAGAACATCTACAAGGTGGGGCTCAACACCACCCGCCTGCTGATGGCCTCCGGTGACGTGATCGTCGGCTACCTGCTGCTCAAGGGCGCCGCGATCGCCGCCGAGAAGCTGCCCACGGCGTCCGCCAAGGACCGGGCGTTCTACACCGGCAAGATCGCCGCGGCGAAGTTCTTCGCCGCCAGCGTCCTGCCGGGCGTCACCTGCGCCCGCAAGGTGGCCGAGGGCGTCGACCTGGAGATCATGGAGCTGGACGAGGCCGCGTTCTAGTCTCGCCCGTCCCCGCACGAAGGGTCCGTCTCCGCACACCGGGGGCGGTGCCCGCCCGAGGGTCCGTTCCCGTTCGACCGGGAGCGGGCCCTCGCCCGTCGTTAAGGTGAACCCATGAGCGCACCCTCCCGCTTCCACCACCCCCACACCGACGACCTCATGGCCTTCCTGGCGGCGAGTCCGACGCCGTACCACGCCGTGGCGAACGCCGCCGAGCGCCTGGAGAAGGCGGGCTTCCGGCAGGTCGCGGAGACGGACGCCTGGGACGGGACCAGCGGCGGGAAGTACGTGCTGCGCGGCGGCGCGATCGTGGCCTGGTACGTCCCCGAGGGCTCGGCCCCCCACACCCCCTTCCGGATCGTCGGCGCCCACACCGACTCCCCCAACCTGCGCGTCAAGCCGCTGCCCGACAGCGGGGCGCACGGCTGGCGCCAGGTCGCCGTGGAGATCTACGGCGGGCCGCTGATGAACTCCTGGCTCGACCGGGACCTGGGCCTGGCCGGCCGCCTCACCCTGCGGGACGGCTCGGCACGGCTGGTCGACGTCGACCGCCCGCTGCTGCGCGTCCCGCAGCTCGCCATCCACCTGGACCGCACCGTCTCCACCGAGGGCCTGAAGCTGGACAAGCAGCGGCACCTCCAGCCCGTGTGGGGCCTGGGCGACGACGTCCGCGACGGCGACCTCATCGCCTTCCTGGAGGAGACGTCCGGCATCCCCGCCGGCGAGGTCACCGGCTGGGACCTGATGACGTACCCCGTGGAGGCCCCGGCCTACCTGGGCCGGGACCGGGAGCTGGTGGCGGGTCCGCGCATGGACAACCTGCTGTCCGTGCACGCCGGCACGGCCGCCCTGGCCGCCGTCGCCGCCTCCGGCGGCGCCCTGCCGTACATCCCCGTGCTGGCCGCCTTCGACCACGAGGAGAACGGCTCGCAGTCGGACACGGGCGCCGACGGCCCGCTCCTCGGCACGGTGCTGGAGCGCTCGGTGTTCGCGCGCGGCGGGTCGTACGAGGACCGGGCGCGCGCCTTCGCCGGCACCGTCTGCCTGTCCTCCGACACCGGGCACGCCGTCCACCCGAACTACGCCGAGCGGCACGACCCGACCCACCACCCGCGCGTCAACGGCGGCCCCATCCTGAAGGTCAACGTCAACAACCGCTACGCGACCGACGGTTCGGGCCGCGCGGTGTTCGCCGCCGCCTGCGAGAAGGCCGGCGTCCCCTTCCAGTCCTTCGTCTCCCACAACTCCATGCCGTGCGGCACGACGATCGGTCCCATCACCGCCGCCCGGCACGGCATCCGCACGGTCGACATCGGCGTGGCGATCCTGTCGATGCACAGCGCCCGCGAGCTGTGCGGCGCGGACGACCCGTACCTGCTGGCGAACGCGCTGGTGGCGTTCCTGGAGGGCTAGAACGGCCCACGACTGCATGGGGGTTGACGCCCGGGGTACCCGCAGGGAACCGGATCGACCGGAAAGCCCGGACCGACCGGACCGACAGGGAGGCGACACTCATGGGCCTCGGCGGGTGCATCATCCTCATCGCCGTGGGAGCCATCCTCACGTTCGCGACCGACTGGGACATGCAGGGCGTCAACCTCGATCTGGTGGGCGTCATCCTCATGATCGTCGGCCTGATCGGCGTCTCGACGTTCAGCAGCATCGCCCGGCGCCGGCGTGTGGTGGTCCCGCCCACCACACCGGTCGTCGACGAGCAGGTGGCCCCTCACCACCACCGCCGCGACGGATACGGCGACGGGTACGGCGTCTGAATCGAACGCTGAGTTCGATATTCAGTTTTCCCACATACGACGCACTCTACTGAGTTGATAACTCAGTAGAGTGCGAAGTTATGGACTTCACTGTTATCGCGCACGCGGTCGAGGTGGACCACGGCGTCAAGCGCCTTTCCATGCGCTTCATCAAGAAGTACGCGGCGCCGGAACGCCAGCGGCTGAGCGCCGAGCTCTGCGCGGAGATCTCGCAGGAGTTCGAGAAGCTGGGCCTGCTCACCCTGCCCCGCCGGTTGCCGACGTCGGAGAACGAGTACGTCTTCGTCCTGGCGAAGGACAGCCCACTGGGCCAGACGGTGGCGCTCGCCTCGTCCCTCGCCGCGCTGGACCAGCTCGGCGAAAACCGGATGCCCTGGCTCTTCGACAACCACCCGGACGCCAAAAAACTACTGACCTGATTTTCGAACTTTCCTCAGCAGACGCGGTCACGCCTGTAAATGAACTGATCGTATTCACACATCTCCAGTCCAGGCTGATTGATCACACGTGTCAGCAGACACACATTCGCTAGATTCATCCCTGCGCGAAGCGAGGCGCCTGCAACGCGCGAGCACCGCCGTTGCAGCGGACGCTCCATCACTTCTGTTGTTGTGCCATGGAGTAAGCCATGAACGCTCTCGCAGGACATTCCGCCGCCGTCGCCGCCGGCGGCAGGGACGGACAGCCGTCCGGCATATTCGCGCACGCGAAGAAAACTCCTGATCACGCCGACACTGCGGGGCACGTCCGGCGTGACGACCCCCTTCGCGCCCGCAAGCGGGCGGCCGGGCAGGGCGGAGCGCGCGTCTCCCCTCCTCGGCGCGGCCGGGGCAGGGCCGGACAGTGGGGGTGCCGCGAGGTCCCGGAGCGCCGACCCGTGGCGGTCGTCTCCCTGCCCGGCGGTCGGGGCCCGGCCGTCCTCTGACCCGCACCGCACCCGGCCCGCACCGGCCGGTCCGCACCGCACCGGCCTTCCCCTTCGCTCCCCCTCCGCCTTCCCCCTCCCGCGCGCTGCTGCCCTCCCGCGTGCTCCCGCCCTCCCCGTCTCCCACCTCCACGAGGAGATCACCCATGGCCCTTCCCGTCCCCCGCTCCTTCTCGGTGCAGTGGGGTTCCGAGTCCGTCCTGGTGTCGAACGTCGACCCCGGTCTGCCGTCCCCCACCACGGACGCCGACCTCGCCACGGTGGTGACGGCGGGCCGGAGCAACCCGGCCGCCCTGCTGCCCGAGGCCGCCTGGCAGGCCATCGCCCGCGCCACCACCAGCCCCGACGCGGTGGCCGTCCAGCTACGGCCCACTCCGGCCGAGCCGACCGGGCTGCTCATGGTGGAGAACGTCGACGGCGCGACCCTGCGCTCGGTCGTCACCCGGGTGCACCTGAGCGAGCTGCTGCCCGGCATCCAGCCCCGTACCGGCATGGAGGTCATGGAGACCCCCGACCCCCAGGTGCAGGGAGTCACCGACGGCGGCCGTCCCTGCGCCAGCGTCCGGTACCGCTACGAGGACCTCGAGCACCTGCGGAACCACATGTGGCAAACCCTGCACGGCACGCTGTCGCTCAACAGCTACGGGCCCTCCATCCTCGCCCGCAAGGTCACCCGCAACCTGATCACCCACCCCGTCGAGATCACCTTCGACGACGGCACCGAGTCCTTCCACGCCCTGGTGGTCCGGGACGGCATCACCCGGCTCGCCAGCGCCTGGGAGGTCCTCGCCGGCCCCGACGCCGAGGCCGCCGACGTCGCCCAGCTCGCCGTCGACTCGCTCTTCGGCAAGACGGCCGCCGCCTCCGGGCCGGGCGGCGAGCCCCTGGAGCGACGGCTGGCCGCCGGGCGGGAGAAGTGGCGCCGCAGGCTCAGGGAGGAGTTCGCCCGGGAGATCGCCGCGCCGGAGCCCGGGCCGCGCGCCGCCCAGATCGCGCAGACCTACGTCGTGCCCGCGCAGATCGCGGTGGGCGCCGAGGGACACCCGGGCCACCTCCTCGCCGCCGAGGACATCTTCGACGACGCGATCCGGTCCGTACTGGCCTCCGTGCACGTGGAGTTCAAGCAGTGGGACACGGCCGCGCAGAACGTCGAGGTCGCCACCCGCGCCCTGAAGCGGGTGATCCAGCTCGGCGACTCGCTGGTGCCGAAGGACGATCTGCAGACCATCTACGGGCTCGCCGTGGGCCGGATCCCCGTGGAGGAACTGCCCCGCGTCTTCGACGAGGAACCGGCACCCCCCGGCACCGCCCTGTGGCGGGCCGTCTACCTGGTGCACGCCCTGACCCGCCCCGAGCTGCTGGAACCCCTCAAAGACCAGGCCAAGGCCATCAAGGGCGGCAAGCGGATGGGGCTGAAGGGCTTCGCGGAGCTCCTCGGCCCGCTGATCGACCTGCCCTGGCGGGCGCACAAGAAGCACGTCACCAAGCAGGCCCGCAACGCCTGGAACAACGGCGGTGTGCTGACCTCCGACGTGATCCAGGAGTGGGAGCCGCGGCCCACCGACGACTTCACGGCCCTCGTGGGACCCGCGATGGCCGGGGACATCGACGCGCGCTGCACCCTGGCCGTGGCCGGCGGCGTGGCCCTGATCGCCGACAAGCTGCTCACCCGGAACGTCGGCTCCGCCCTGATGGCCGCCAAGGAGAAGGGCGGCGTCCCCTTCCGTGCCGACGTCAACCAGGTGATCGAGGACCTGTCCCAGGAGCACAACGAGGTGGGACTGTGGACCCTGGCCCTGGCCGCCGAACGGTTCCGCGGCGACTCGCTGCCGGAGAACGCGGTGACCATGCGCCAGCTCGTCCACAAGCAGCGGACCGGCGGTGCGACCGGGTCCGGCGGCGCGCCGTACGCGCACCTGAAGGTGGACCTCTCCGCCCCGGACCGGATCGAACGCGACGACGACGGCGTGCCGGTGCTGCTGCACCAGTGGGACGTCGTCTGGGCCTCGAACCCCGACCGTGCGCGCAAGGCCCACCCCCCGAGGTCCGCGCTGATCCCCCCGCCCCGCCCGGCCTCCTCCGACGGCGCCCGGACCACGGAACAGCACGGAGAAGGCACGGCAGGCACGGCAGGCGCGGACGGCGCGGACGGGGAGCTCTCCGGTGCGCGGGCGGGGGGCGCGGCCGGCGGGCCGGGCCCCGACCCGCGGCCGGCCAGCCGGCGCGCCGCCGACTACCGGCAGGTGCTGAAGGCGAACGTGACGGCGGCCCGGGACGCCCTGGACCAGCTCCTCATGCTGGACCCGGAGGTCGGCAGCCACACCCCCGTCGTCCCGCAGAGCACCCTCGACGTCCTCCTGGAGCAGCTCGTCAGCCTCCAGGCGGACGTGGAGAACCTGCGCCGCAAGACCGCGCGGGCCGACGACCCCGCGGTGGAACAGGACGCCGACGAGGAGGCGGTCGAGGCCGGTGTCTAGACCGGCGCCCTCCGCCTGACGTCAGGCGTCAGGCGGAGGGCGTCAGGCGTCGGATATCGGACGCTGGATTCCGGATGTCAGGCGTCGGCGTCGGCGTCGGCGTCCATGCCCGCCAGCACCAGCGGCAGCCGGTCCGCCCCGCCCTCGGTCAGGCGGAGCGGTACGCCCCAGTCCTGCTGGTGGACGTGGCAGGCCGGGTACTCGTTGGCGGGGTCGTCGTCGCAGGACGCCGCCATCGCGGAGACATGGAGGACCCCTTCGGGGACGGCGGGGTCGAGTTCCAGGTCGCGGGAGAGATCGGTGCCCGCGCCCTCGCCGTGCAGCAGCAGCTCGGGCGGGGTGGCGGAGACCAGCAGCCGGGTCGAGGGACCGTAGCGGGTGTCGAGCTTCTGCCCCGCCGGGGCCTGGAAGATCACGTCCAGCCGGAGCCGGCCGGGGGCCACCTCGGTCGCCGCGCGCTGGGTGCGGTGGGCGACGGCCTCCACCCGCACCGCCTCCTCCGGCAGCCGGAGCCGGGTCAGGCGGTGCCGGGCCGACTCCACCACCACGATGTCGTCGCCCACGAGCACGGCGTCGCTGGGCTCGCGCAGATCCGTCGCCAGGGTGGTGACCTCCCCCGTCCGCGGGTCGTAGCGGCGCAGGGCGTGGTTGTAGGTGTCGCTGACGGCGACCGAGCCGTCCGGCAGCGCCGTGACGCCCAGCGGGTGCTGGAGCAGGGCCTGGCCCGCGGCGCCGTCCCGGTGCCCGAAGTCGAACAGCCCGGTGCCCACCGCGGTGTGCACGGCGCCGTCGAGGTCGACCCAGCGCAGCGCGGACGTCTCGGAGTCGGCGAGCCACAGCCGCTCGGGGGTGGCCGCGAGCCCCGAGGGCTGCGCGAACCACGCCTCGGCGCCCGGGCCGTCGACCAGGCCCTCGTTGGTCGTCCCGGCCGCGACCGCGACGGTCCCGCCGTCCGGGTCGTAGGACCAGAGCTGGTGGACGCCGGCCATGGCGATCCACACCCGGCCGTTCCACCAGGCCACGTCCCAGGGCGAGGAGAGGCTGACCTCGCGTCCGGGGCCGGAGGTGGCATCGCCCTGCATCCACTGGCGGCCGGTCCCGGCCAGGGTCGTGACCTCGCCGGAGGCCGGGTCGAGGCGGCGCAGGGCGTGGTTGACGGTGTCGGCGACGACCACGGAGCCGTCCTCCAGCAGCGCCAGGCCCTGCGGCTCGTTGAAGGCCGCGGTGCCGGCGTCCCCGTCCGCGAAGCCGCGCGTCCCGGTGCCGATCCGCCGCACCACGCTCTCCCCGTCCTGCGCGAGCTCCACCAGCTGGTGCCGGGTGGTGTCGCTGACCAGGAAGTTCCCGGACGGCAGCAGCAGGGCCTTGCCCGGGAAGCGCAGGGTCGTCGGCTCCGGCTCCGGCGGCACGTACGGCCCGTCGCCGCGCCGCAGCGTCCCCTTCGCCGCGTGCTCGGCCTCCAGCTCCTCCACCAGCCGCTCGATGGCGTGGGCGTGCCCCTCGCCGGCGTGCTGCGCGACGACGTACCCCTCGGGGTCGATCACCACGAGCGTGGGCCAGGCCCGCACCGCGTACTGCTTCCAGGTGGCCAGCTCCGGGTCGTCCAGGACGGGGTGCTCGACGCCGTACCGCTCCACGGCGTCCACCACCGCCTGGTGCTCGGCCTCGTGCACGAACTTCGGCGAGTGCACGCCGATGATCACGACCGTGTCCCGGTGTTTCTCCTCCAGCTCGCGCAGCTCGTCCAGGACGTGCAGGCAGTTGATGCAGCAGAAGGTCCAGAAATCCAGGACGACGATGCGCCCTCGCAGGTCGGCGAGGGTGTACTGCCGACCGCCCGTGTTCAGCCAGCCGCCCTTGCCGATCAGCTCGGGGGCGCGGACACGGGCACGTCGGGGAGCCGGGGCCGGGGATGAAGCGGTCATGGATCAAGGGTGCCACTCGCCGCGGACGTCCGGGCCGGCCCCCGGCCCGTTCGTGCCCCGCGTCACCTCAGCGCGTGTCCCGTCGTGGCGTCCACGTGGTCCGGTACGTCCTCGTGGCGGTCGCCGACGGTGAGGGTGCCGGTGGGTTCGAAGAGGAGGATCTCGGTGGGGACGGGGGCGTACGGCTTGTGCTCCGTGCCGCGCGGCACCGTGAAGACCGAGCCCTTCGGCAGGACGACCGTGCGCTCACCGGCCGGCTCCCGCAGGCCGATGCGGAGTTCCCCGGACAGGACGAGGAAGAACTCGTCGGTGTGGTCGTGGACGTGCCAGACGTGTTCGCCCTCCACCTTGGCGACGCGGACGTCGTAGTCGTTGACGGCGGTGACGATGCGGGGGCTCCACCGCTCGTCGAAGGAGGCGAGGGCGGCGGCGAGCGAGATCGGTTCCTGGGTCATGCGGTCATCCTCGGGGTACCCCGCGCACCGCACGAGTGCTAGGAATCGCACATGCCGCAAGGATTCTCTCAAGCCTCCCCGGCCGTGCGTCCGCACCGCGTGGCCGTGATCGTCGATGAGGGCACCAACCCGTTCGAGGTGGGCGTCGCCACCGAGCTGTTCGGGCTGCCGCGGCCCGAGCTGGGGGCCGACGGTCCGCTGTACGAGGTGACGCTGTGCACGCCGGATCCGCAGGTGCGGATGAACCACGGCTTCTTCACGCTGACCGGCGTGCCGGGCCTGGAGGCGGCGGACGACGCCGACACCCTCGTCGTACCGGGCCGTCCGGACAACGTCGTCCCGCGTGGGGAGGCCGTCCTGGACGCGATCCGCCGCACGCACGCGCGCGGGGCCCGCGTGGTGAGTTTCTGCACCGGCACCTTCGCGCTCGCCGAGGCAGGGCTGCTGGACGGGCGCCGGGCGACGACCCACTGGATGTGGGCGGAGTCCTTCCGCGCGCTGCACCCGGGGGTCGTGCTGGAACCGGACGTGCTCTTCGTGGACGAGGGCGACCTCCTCACCGCCGCGGGCAGCGCCGCCGCGCTGGACCTGGGGCTGCACCTGTGGCGGCTCGACCACGGCGCGGAGATCGCCAACGCCGTCTCCCGCCGGCTGGTGTTCGCCGCGCACCGCGACGGCGGGCAGCGGCAGTTCGTGGAGCGGCCGGTGCCCGCCGTGCCCGACGAGTCACTGGGGCCGCTGCTGGCGTGGGCGCAGGAGCGGCTGGACGAGCCGCTGACGGTGGCGGATCTGGCGGCCCGCGCGGCGGTCTCCCCGGCCACGCTGCACCGGCGGTTCCGGGCGCAGCTCGGGACGACGCCGCTCGCCTGGCTGACGGCCGAGCGGGTCACGCTCGCGCGGCGGCTGATCGAGCGCGGGGAGGCGCGGCTGGACGTGGTGGCCGCCCGGTGCGGCCTCGGCACCGCCGCGAACCTGCGGGCGCGGCTGCGGCGGGAGACCGGACTCAGCCCGTCGGCCTACCGGCGGCGTTTCGCGGCGGCCGCCGGGGAACCGCTCCGTGCATGAGATTCCTCGTGTACGACCGGCTCCTCGGCTTCGGTGACGACTACTGGATCGAGGACGACCGCGGCAACAAGGTCTTCCTCGTCGACGGCAAGGCGATGCGCCTGCGGGACAGGTGGGAGCTGAAGGACGTCCGGGGGCGGGTCCTGATCGACATCCGGCAGAAGATGCTCGCCCTGCGGGACACGATGGTGATCGAGCGGGGCGGCGAGCCGCTGGCGCGGATCAAGCGCAGGCGGCTGTCGCTGCTGCGCAACCACTACCGGGTGTCCCTGGCCGACGGGAACGAGCTGGACGTCAGCGGCCGGATCCTCGACCGGGAGTTCGCCATCGAGTACGACGGCGAACTGCTGGCCGTCGTCTCCCGGCGCCTGCTGACCGTGCGGGACACCTACGGCGTGGACATCGTCCGCGAGGACGCCGATCCGGCGCTGCTCATCGCGGTGACGGTGTGCGTGATCCACCTCTCCGAGAAGGAGCGGGAGGAGGGCTGACGCGCCGGCCCCACGCGGCTCCCGGAGCGGCGCGGCCACCGGCCCGGAGCGGCCCGCCCAGCGGGAACACCGGCCCGGCGCGGCCACCGGCCCGGCGCGGCCACCGGCCCGGCACGGCCACCGGCCCGGCACGGCCACCGGCCCGGCACGGCCACCGGCCCGGCACGGCCACCGGCCCGGTGCGGCCACCGGCCGGGGCCACCGCCCCGGCGCGACTACCGGCCCGGCGGTGCGTCCAGCCCCAGGACGCGGTCCTTCAGGGCCGGGAAGCGCTCCCGGGTGGCCGCCACCGTCGCCGGGTCGAACTCCACGGTGAGGACCTGCTCGTCCGGGCCCGCCTCCGCGAGCACCTCGCCCCAGGGATCGACCACGATCGAGTGGCCGGCCTGCGGGACTCCCGCATGGGTCCCGGCCGTTCCGCACGCGAGGACGAACGCCTGGTTCTCCACCGCCCGGGCCCGGGCCAGCAGCGTCCAGTGGGACCGGCGGCGCTCGGGCCAGCCCGCCGGGACGACGAGCGTCTCGGCACCTGCGGCGACCAGCCCGCGGAAGAGTTCGGGGAAACGGAGGTCGTAGCA
It contains:
- a CDS encoding GlxA family transcriptional regulator, coding for MPQGFSQASPAVRPHRVAVIVDEGTNPFEVGVATELFGLPRPELGADGPLYEVTLCTPDPQVRMNHGFFTLTGVPGLEAADDADTLVVPGRPDNVVPRGEAVLDAIRRTHARGARVVSFCTGTFALAEAGLLDGRRATTHWMWAESFRALHPGVVLEPDVLFVDEGDLLTAAGSAAALDLGLHLWRLDHGAEIANAVSRRLVFAAHRDGGQRQFVERPVPAVPDESLGPLLAWAQERLDEPLTVADLAARAAVSPATLHRRFRAQLGTTPLAWLTAERVTLARRLIERGEARLDVVAARCGLGTAANLRARLRRETGLSPSAYRRRFAAAAGEPLRA
- a CDS encoding cupin domain-containing protein gives rise to the protein MTQEPISLAAALASFDERWSPRIVTAVNDYDVRVAKVEGEHVWHVHDHTDEFFLVLSGELRIGLREPAGERTVVLPKGSVFTVPRGTEHKPYAPVPTEILLFEPTGTLTVGDRHEDVPDHVDATTGHALR
- a CDS encoding DUF6458 family protein — encoded protein: MGLGGCIILIAVGAILTFATDWDMQGVNLDLVGVILMIVGLIGVSTFSSIARRRRVVVPPTTPVVDEQVAPHHHRRDGYGDGYGV
- a CDS encoding LURP-one-related/scramblase family protein, with amino-acid sequence MRFLVYDRLLGFGDDYWIEDDRGNKVFLVDGKAMRLRDRWELKDVRGRVLIDIRQKMLALRDTMVIERGGEPLARIKRRRLSLLRNHYRVSLADGNELDVSGRILDREFAIEYDGELLAVVSRRLLTVRDTYGVDIVREDADPALLIAVTVCVIHLSEKEREEG
- a CDS encoding NHL domain-containing thioredoxin family protein; its protein translation is MTASSPAPAPRRARVRAPELIGKGGWLNTGGRQYTLADLRGRIVVLDFWTFCCINCLHVLDELRELEEKHRDTVVIIGVHSPKFVHEAEHQAVVDAVERYGVEHPVLDDPELATWKQYAVRAWPTLVVIDPEGYVVAQHAGEGHAHAIERLVEELEAEHAAKGTLRRGDGPYVPPEPEPTTLRFPGKALLLPSGNFLVSDTTRHQLVELAQDGESVVRRIGTGTRGFADGDAGTAAFNEPQGLALLEDGSVVVADTVNHALRRLDPASGEVTTLAGTGRQWMQGDATSGPGREVSLSSPWDVAWWNGRVWIAMAGVHQLWSYDPDGGTVAVAAGTTNEGLVDGPGAEAWFAQPSGLAATPERLWLADSETSALRWVDLDGAVHTAVGTGLFDFGHRDGAAGQALLQHPLGVTALPDGSVAVSDTYNHALRRYDPRTGEVTTLATDLREPSDAVLVGDDIVVVESARHRLTRLRLPEEAVRVEAVAHRTQRAATEVAPGRLRLDVIFQAPAGQKLDTRYGPSTRLLVSATPPELLLHGEGAGTDLSRDLELDPAVPEGVLHVSAMAASCDDDPANEYPACHVHQQDWGVPLRLTEGGADRLPLVLAGMDADADADA
- a CDS encoding M18 family aminopeptidase gives rise to the protein MSAPSRFHHPHTDDLMAFLAASPTPYHAVANAAERLEKAGFRQVAETDAWDGTSGGKYVLRGGAIVAWYVPEGSAPHTPFRIVGAHTDSPNLRVKPLPDSGAHGWRQVAVEIYGGPLMNSWLDRDLGLAGRLTLRDGSARLVDVDRPLLRVPQLAIHLDRTVSTEGLKLDKQRHLQPVWGLGDDVRDGDLIAFLEETSGIPAGEVTGWDLMTYPVEAPAYLGRDRELVAGPRMDNLLSVHAGTAALAAVAASGGALPYIPVLAAFDHEENGSQSDTGADGPLLGTVLERSVFARGGSYEDRARAFAGTVCLSSDTGHAVHPNYAERHDPTHHPRVNGGPILKVNVNNRYATDGSGRAVFAAACEKAGVPFQSFVSHNSMPCGTTIGPITAARHGIRTVDIGVAILSMHSARELCGADDPYLLANALVAFLEG